TCACGATGCGATCGGCCTTCTCGCCCTTGAAACGCTTCCCGCTGATGCGGATGTGGGTGCGGTAGTAGGCCTGTTCGCCTTGCGCGGTGCGCTCGGTCAGGGCGTCCGGGCTGACGTAGGTCACGCTGCCGTCGAGGGCGCCGTAGATGCTGTAGTCGAAGGCGTCCACCTTGACCACGGCCGGCATGCCGGGCCGGATGAATCCGATGTCGACGGCGCGCAGCCGGGCCTCGATGATCAGGTCTTCCCCGGTGGGCAGCAGCTGCATGATCTCGTCGCCCGGTCGCAGGACCGCGCCCTCGGTGGTCAGCGTGATCAGGTTGACGATGCCGTCGACCGGCGCTCGCAGCTGCGTGTGTTCCAGGTTGCCGCGACGGTCGTTCAGCATCTGCTGCACGCTGGCGAGCTCCTCTTCGGTCTTGGCCAGTTCGGCCTGGGAATCCTGGAGGAAGCGGTTGCGGCGCAAGGTGACCTGGCCCGCCGCCTCGTTCGCGGTGCGCTGCAGCCGCAGATACTCGGCCGCGCTGATGTCGCCGGCCTTGTAAAGGGGCTCGTTGAGTTCGGCCTCGCGCCGGGCGAGATCGGCGGACGTCGTCAGCACCGCCAGCTCTTCCTGCAGGGCCGTGCGGCGGCGTTCGTAGAGCTTGCGCTGCAGCTCGTTGAACGGGCCCGAGCCGGCGGGGCGGTAGGGCGTCCCCAGCGTCTCGGCCCGCAGGCGCGCCAGCGATGCGTTCAGCGCATCGGCCTTTTCGCTGGAGTCCGCCAGCGCGGCGCTGGCCTTGGTGTTGTCGAGTTGCGCCAGCAGGGCGCCCTTGCGGACCGCGTCTCCCTCGCGCACAAAGAGCTTTTCCACCACACCTCCGTCGGGCGCCTGGATCACCTGTGTGCGAGAGGATGCCATGACCTTGCCGCCAGCGCGAGTCACCTGCTCGATCTGCGCCTGCGAGGCCCACCACAAGCCGGCACCCAGCGCCGTCACCGTGGCGAGGACGGTCCAGCGCACCCGCGCTTGACTGTCGTGGAAGGGGTTGGTCGTTGTCATCTACGTTCTCTTGATGTCGGGAGTTCCGGGGGCGTTCGCGCGGCTCTTCAAAGGACGCTTCACGCGGCCTGCTCGGCGGCCACGGGCCCCGCTGCCAGTGCCGGTCGGCCCTGCAGCCTGGCCAGCACCTCGTCCCGCGGTCCATCGGCCAGGACGCCCTGCGGCGAGAGCACGATGACGCGGTCGACCAGCGCCAGCATCGACAGGCGATGGGTCACCAGCAGCAGCGTCGCCTCGGGCTTGAGCAGGTGCTGCATCAGGCGGACGGTGGCCTGTTCGAGTCCGTCGTCCATGCCCGAGGTCGGCTCGTCGAGCAGCCATACCGCGCGATCGGCCAGGACGAGGCGCGTCAGCGCCACGAGTTGACGCTGCCCGCCCGACAGGCCGCGGCCGCCTTCCGAGAGCTTGCGGTCCAGGCCCAGCGGATGCCGGGCGACCATGGACCACAGGCCGGTCTTCTGGCAGGCGGCGACCAGGTGGTCATCGCTGACGTCGGGCAGTCCGAACAGGAGGTTGTCGCGCAGCGTGCCGGAGAACAGCCATGCGTGCTGCGGGCAATAGGCCAGGTGGCTCGCACGCCATCCGGCGTGGATCTGCTGCTGGTCGATGCCGTCCAGATAGACAGTGCCCCGCGTCGGTTTGCTCAGGCCGCAGGCGAGCGACAGGAGCGTGGTCTTGCCGGCGCCGATGGTCCCCAGGATGGCGACCTTCTCGCCGGGGAGGAACCGCAGGTGGCCGAAACGCAGGGGCTCCTTCTGGCCGGGATAGGCGAATTCGAC
This genomic stretch from Mitsuaria sp. 7 harbors:
- a CDS encoding HlyD family type I secretion periplasmic adaptor subunit, which translates into the protein MTTTNPFHDSQARVRWTVLATVTALGAGLWWASQAQIEQVTRAGGKVMASSRTQVIQAPDGGVVEKLFVREGDAVRKGALLAQLDNTKASAALADSSEKADALNASLARLRAETLGTPYRPAGSGPFNELQRKLYERRRTALQEELAVLTTSADLARREAELNEPLYKAGDISAAEYLRLQRTANEAAGQVTLRRNRFLQDSQAELAKTEEELASVQQMLNDRRGNLEHTQLRAPVDGIVNLITLTTEGAVLRPGDEIMQLLPTGEDLIIEARLRAVDIGFIRPGMPAVVKVDAFDYSIYGALDGSVTYVSPDALTERTAQGEQAYYRTHIRISGKRFKGEKADRIVIQPGMTATAEIITGRHTVLDYLLKPVRKTVSESLGER